A stretch of the Arachis stenosperma cultivar V10309 chromosome 6, arast.V10309.gnm1.PFL2, whole genome shotgun sequence genome encodes the following:
- the LOC130936453 gene encoding probable protein phosphatase 2C 34, producing the protein MGHLSSMLNGLARWKKGKSSGRCVGRDAAEAMAREAKKNDLILCSSGTVNVDGSKNYASIFSKKGQKGVNQDCCVVWEEYGCQEDMIFCGIFDGHGPWGHFVAKKVRETMPSSLLCNWQEALAQSPLDPEIDVEQEKKQNRFNIWKHSYLKTCAAIDQELFRYRKIDSFYSGTTALSVVRQGELIIIANVGDSRAVLATSSDDGSLVPVQLTVDFKPNLPQEAERIMQCQGRVFCLHDEPGVHRVWLPDEDSPGLAMSRAFGDYCIKDYGIISVPEVTHRHISTKDQFVVLATDGVWDVISNEEAVDIVSSTADKSKSAKRLVECAAHAWKRKRRGIAMDDISAICLFFHSSSSPHQVTSLATLK; encoded by the exons ATGGGGCATTTATCTTCTATGTTGAATGGTTTGGCGAGGTGGAAGAAGGGAAAAAGTTCTGGCAGATGTGTCGGTAGAGATGCTGCTGAAGCTATGGCAAGGGAAGCCAAGAAAAATGACTTGATTCTATGCAGTTCCGGCACTGTCAATGTTGATGGTTCAAAGAACTATGCCTCAATCTTTTCCAAGAAAGGCCAGAAAGGTGTGAACCAAGATTGCTGTGTAGTCTGGGAG GAATATGGGTGCCAAGAGGACATGATATTCTGTGGGATATTTGATGGGCATGGGCCATGGGGTCACTTTGTGGCAAAGAAAGTGAGAGAGACAATGCCATCATCTTTGCTATGCAATTGGCAGGAGGCACTTGCACAATCTCCTCTTGATCCTGAGATTGATGTTGAGCAAGAGAAGAAGCAGAACCGTTTCAACATATGGAAGCACTCTTACTTGAAGACTTGTGCTGCCATTGATCAAGAACTCTTTCGCTACCGCAAGATCGACTCCTTTTACAGTGGAACCACTGCTCTTTCAGTTGTTAGACAG GGTGAACTCATCATTATAGCAAATGTAGGTGATTCCCGTGCTGTGTTAGCTACATCATCAGATGATGGAAGTTTGGTTCCAGTTCAATTAACAGTTGATTTCAAGCCCAATTTACCCC AGGAGGCAGAGAGAATAATGCAGTGCCAGGGGAGGGTGTTCTGCTTACATGATGAACCAGGGGTGCATAGGGTGTGGCTGCCGGACGAGGACTCGCCGGGACTCGCCATGTCGAGGGCTTTTGGTGATTACTGCATCAAAGATTATGGTATTATATCAGTACCTGAGGTCACACACAGACATATAAGCACCAAAGACCAGTTTGTTGTGCTAGCCACTGATGGG GTTTGGGATGTGATCTCCAATGAAGAAGCAGTGGACATTGTATCGTCAACAGCGGACAAATCAAAGTCGGCGAAGCGGTTGGTGGAGTGCGCGGCGCACGCATGGAAGCGCAAGAGGCGGGGGATAGCCATGGATGACATTTCAGCTATTTGTCtcttcttccattcttcttcttcacctcaCCAAGTTACCTCACTTGCCACTCTAAAATAG